From the Lolium rigidum isolate FL_2022 chromosome 2, APGP_CSIRO_Lrig_0.1, whole genome shotgun sequence genome, one window contains:
- the LOC124687360 gene encoding PH, RCC1 and FYVE domains-containing protein 1-like: MAGGLEGRSSATRGVEQAIVALKKGAHLLKCGKSGKPKLCFFRLSYDEKMLAWFSKGREKRLSLDSVSSVVQGQKTICKDKDQAECCLFKYLFVKVHSLYGSPRLVQNKVSNSNLDCSESFVSPRQRTLSDLDFYLERITPETANKDKNSLRDTGDANKIKEQRITQMPKLKSSEGSHVAYGTDSTKDIFFWGDVLGSVLDHGDASKANVSLPRLLNSTQILEVQNVACGEEHAAIVTKQGEVFSWDKESGDRLGHKVGVGVSHPKIIDSLAFTPVKTIAFGAKHTCALAVSGELYEWGEGAHSLCLGDDQCHRSQWFPHKLYDPLDGISVLKISCGQWHTAIISSSGQLFTYGDGTFGVLGHGDTKSVARPKEVESLKGVRAKAVACGPWHTAAIVEILGNVKSNAPSGKLFTWGDAERGKLGHADDKLKLVPTCVKPLTDVDFAQVSCAKTLTVALTITGVVFTIGSKQHGKLGINHQTDDASICTVEGPLKTEFVREISAGSSHVAVLTMNGRVYTWGKGTEGQLGLGDYADRCSPTLVESLEEKQVESIACGSNFTVAVCLHRSISGKDQSVCRSCGLSFSFTRKKHHCYNCGSMFCNSCSSNKVSRAALVPDRSKRYRVCDVCFTQLQINEENGTLSSRLTTRKEEPFPTEIRAYTPKLSRIIKEANSIMEKMSMSPGSNQRNQDMAPRDQVRTQRWGQVECPSQFRCARDNIPCCSTSSKQRVNVSLTQRMPESVPSKCTSSLPQAASNLKAEIDSAEKILLREVKQLQAQVTTLAEQCRHRSLKVQSYKRKVDETWLTVRNEAAKSKAAKDIIKVLTNQRNALSKKISAGEQSYNSETILSRITSGVKAELPDPPDETPVTVKSKPSGIRDHHEQLGRECIHSKNTATVNDSTVRQNGRKEPNNSYIYAGETVATVHPIDSYGTVEQISRGVYVTIVTSPGGNKGLKRIRFSRKHFVEKEAQKWWEANKSRLFAKYSSMEQLTE, from the exons ATGGCTGGAGGCCTTGAGGGGAGGAGCTCTGCAACTAGAGGAGTCGAGCAG GCCATTGTTGCTCTGAAGAAGGGCGCACACCTACTGAAATGCGGGAAGAGCGGGAAGCCCAAGCTCTGCTTTTTCaggctatcttat GATGAAAAAATGCTGGCATGGTTTTCCAAAGGGAGGGAAAAACGTTTGAGCTTGGATTCTGTGTCTAGTGTAGTTCAAGGACAGAAAACG ATCTGCAAAGACAAGGATCAAGCTGAATGTTG CTTGTTCAAGT ACTTGTTCGTGAAGGTACACTCACTATATGGCAGTCCTAGGTTGGTACAGAACAAAGTATCGAACAGCAATCTGGATTGCTCAGAATCATTCGTCTCTCCAAGGCAGAGAACATTGTCAGACCTAGATTTCTATTTGGAAAGGATTACCCCTGAAACGGCAAACAAAGATAAAAACAGTTTGAGGGATACAGGGGATGCCAATAAAATTAAGGAGCAAAGAATTACCCAAATGCCTAAACTAAAATCATCTGAAGGATCACATGTGGCATATGGAACAGATTCTACGAAGGACATCTTTTTCTGGGGAGACGTTCTTGGCAGTGTGTTAGACCATGGAGATGCATCAAAAGCCAATGTCTCACTTCCAAGGTTATTGAACTCAACCCAGATTCTTGAGGTGCAGAATGTCGCCTGTGGAGAAGAACATGCAGCAATAGTTACTAAGCAAGGGGAGGTCTTTTCCTGGGATAAAGAGAGTGGTGATAGATTGGGACACAAAGTAGGTGTCGGTGTCTCACATCCCAAAATTATTGACTCGCTTGCCTTTACCCCTGTGAAGACTATTGCATTTGGGGCAAAGCACACCTGTGCACTTGCAGTTTCAGGAGAACTTTATGAGTGGGGTGAAGGGGCTCACAGCTTGTGTTTAGGGGATGATCAGTGTCACAGAAGCCAATGGTTCCCACACAAACTGTATGATCCTTTGGATGGCATATCTGTGCTGAAGATTTCATGTGGTCAATGGCACACAGCTATCATATCCTCCTCTGGTCAACTGTTCACATATGGCGATGGAACATTTGGTGTTCTTGGACATGGTGACACCAAGAGTGTTGCTCGGCCCAAAGAAGTGGAGTCTCTGAAGGGGGTAAGAGCCAAGGCTGTTGCATGTGGGCCATGGCACACAGCTGCCATTGTGGAAATATTAGGTAATGTCAAGAGCAATGCTCCTAGTGGGAAGCTGTTCACCTGGGGCGATGCAGAGAGAGGAAAGCTGGGCCATGCCGACGATAAACTGAAGCTTGTACCAACATGTGTCAAGCCACTCACTGATGTTGATTTTGCTCAGGTATCCTGTGCGAAGACACTAACAGTTGCACTTACAATAACGGGTGTTGTTTTCACCATTGGAAGCAAGCAACATGGAAAATTAGGGATTAACCACCAAACCGATGACGCATCTATTTGTACAGTTGAAGGGCCTCTTAAGACTGAGTTTGTCCGAGAGATATCAGCAGGCTCTTCCCACGTCGCAGTTTTAACAATGAATGGAAGGGTATATACTTGGGGCAAAGGCACAGAAGGTCAACTTGGTTTAGGTGACTATGCTGACAGGTGCTCCCCAACTCTAGTGGAGTCATTGGAAGAAAAGCAAGTGGAGAGTATAGCTTGTGGCTCCAATTTCACTGTTGCGGTTTGTTTACATAGGTCAATCTCAGGCAAGGATCAATCTGTATGCCGCAGTTGCGGGTTGTCATTTAGCTTCACAAGGAAGAAGCACCATTGCTACAACTGTGGTTCCATGTTCTGCAATTCCTGCAGCAGCAACAAGGTTTCGAGGGCAGCTCTTGTACCAGATAGGAGCAAAAGGTACCGCGTTTGTGATGTGTGCTTCACTCAACTGCAGATAAATGAAGAAAATGGCACACTAAGTTCACGACTGACGACCCGAAAGGAGGAGCCATTTCCAACAGAAATAAGAGCATATACACCAAAGTTGTCACGTATAATCAAGGAAGCAAATTCAATCATGGAAAAAATGTCAATGTCACCGGGTTCCAATCAGAGAAATCAAGACATGGCTCCTCGGGATCAAGTGAGAACACAGAGATGGGGGCAAGTAGAGTGCCCAAGTCAATTCAGATGTGCACGAGACAACATTCCATGCTGTTCCACATCAAGTAAACAGAGAGTCAATGTTTCTCTTACACAGAGAATGCCTGAATCAGTGCCATCAAAGTGTACCAGCTCTTTGCCACAAGCAGCTAGTAATTTGAAAGCAGAGATAGATTCGGCGGAAAAGATATTACTAAGAGAAGTGAAACAGCTTCAAGCACAG GTGACCACCCTTGCAGAACAATGCCGGCATAGGAGTCTGAAGGTTCAGTCGTACAAACGAAAAGTTGATGAAACATGGCTAACTGTCAGGAATGAAGCAGCAAAGAGTAAAGCTGCAAAAGACATTATAAAGGTTTTAACCAATCAG AGGAATGCTTTGTCAAAGAAGATTTCAGCTGGTGAGCAATCATACAACTCCGAGACTATTCTTAGCCGCATCACTAGTGGAGTAAAAGCAGAATTACCAGACCCACCGGACGAAACCCCAGTGACAGTCAAATCAAAGCCAAGCGGCATCAGAGATCACCATGAGCAATTAGGCAGGGAATGTATACATTCTAAAAACACAGCTACGGTCAATGACTCCACCGTGCGTCAAAATGGCAGAAAGGAACCCAATAACAGCTATATTTATGCCGGCGAAACAGTTGCCACTGTTCATCCTATTGATTCCTATGGCACAGTCGAGCAAATCTCTCGTGGGGTGTATGTCACAATTGTCACATCCCCCGGTGGAAACAAGGGCCTCAAACGCATCCGGTTCAG CCGGAAACACTTTGTCGAGAAGGAAGCACAAAAATGGTGGGAAGCCAACAAGAGCAGACTGTTTGCAAAGTACAGCAGCATGGAACAATTGACAGAGTAA